The genomic DNA GCGGCGCACGACGTCCTCTCGGCGCTCGGCAAGTCCGACGAGCTGCTGGACATCGCGCTGAAGCTGGAGGAGCACGCGCTGGCCGACGACTACTTCGTCGAGCGCAAGCTCTACCCGAACGTGGACTTCTACACCGGTCTGATCTACCGCGCCATGGGCTTCCCGACCGAGATGTTCACGGTCCTGTTCGCCCTCGGCCGCCTTCCGGGCTGGATCGCCCAGTGGCACGAGATGATCAAGGAGCCGGGCTCCCGCATCGGCCGCCCGCGCCAGATCTACACGGGCGAGGTCCTGCGCGACTTCGTCCCGGTCGAGGGCCGGTAACCAGCCGGAACACCGAGGACTGCCTCCCGGTCACTCCGGCTCGCCTCGGCGAGTGAGCCGAAGGGGTGCGCCGGCGCCGGGAGGCCGAACGCGCGAAGGCCCGAAGGGCCGAGCCCGATCGGCCTCCGACACCGGCTGTGGCGCCCCGGAGGCGAACCGAGCCTGAAAAAACGGAAAGCGCCCCGCTACCGGTCCCCCCACGGGCCGGCAGTCGGGGCGCTTTCCTTGTCCCGGTACGGATTCCCCCCACGGGATCCGGCCGGGCGTCTGTGGGAACAGCGCCTGAATCGCTGCGAGCTAAACGAGCAAAACCCCCTGCGCTACCGCGGTCTGCCGGGACGCGTACGGATCGGGAGGGCCGCTCAAAGCTCCCCGGTGTACGTGCCCCGGCAACGCAGTTCCGGGAACGTCCCCCAAGACATCCCCAGATGCCAGTCACGCCCCCCAAGACGCTTCTGACATCGCCAACTTAGACTCACGAACCCCTTCGGTGGTTACGTTCACATCACTGTGATCTGCGTCTCTTGCATATGTCCTGAAGGTGCGCAAGAGAACCGATACGGCGATCGAGGCCCAAGCGTAAGGATGATGCGCGAGCCTTGTGAAGAGCTTATGTGAGGCCCGCGTTGGACTCTAGAGGGACTCCTGCCTCAACGTCATGAGAATGTCCTGAGCCGAAGGCTGTTCGTCACCACGAACACCGAGGAGAAGGCCATGGCCGCCCCCGCGATCATCGGGTTGAGCAGCCCGGCCGCGGCCAGCGGCAGCGCGGCCACGTTGTAGCCGAAGGCCCACACCAGGTTCCCCTTGATCGTGGAGAGCGTCCTGCGCGACAGCCGGATCGCGTCCGCCGCCACCCGTAGATCCCCGCGCACGAGCGTCAGGTCGCTCGCCTCGATCGCCGCATCCGTCCCTGTGCCCATCGCGAGCCCCAGATCGGCGGTGGCGAGCGCGGCCGCGTCGTTGACCCCGTCGCCGACCATCGCGACCGTACGGCCCTGTCCGCGCAGCCGTTCGACGACGGCCACCTTGTCCTGCGGCAGCACCTCGGCGATCACCTCGTCGATGCCGACCGCACGGGCGACCGACTCGGCGACCGCCCGGTTGTCACCGGTCAGCAGCACCGGCGTGAGCCCCAGGGCGCGCAGTTCGCGTACCGCCTCGGCGCTGGTCTCCTTGATCGCGTCGGCGACGGTCAGGACGCCGAGCGCCACGCCGTCCCGGGACACCACGACGGCCGTACGCCCCTCGGCCTCGGCCGTCGCCTTGGCGCGTGCCAGGCCCTCCGGGAGGGCCACCTCGGGAAGCCGGCCCACCAGGACCTCATGACCTTCCACGCGCCCGCGTACGCCGAGCCCGGGGACGTTCTCGAAGCGCTCCGGCGCGGGAAGGGCCCCTGCGCGCTCCTGAGCGCCCGCGGTGATCGCCCGGGCGATCGGGTGCTCGGAGGCGTGTTCCAGGGCTCCTGCGAGCCGCAGGACCTCCTTCTCGGCGGCGCCCTCGGCGACGTACACCTCCTGGAGGGTCATACGGCCGGTCGTCACCGTTCCGGTCTTGTCCAGGACGACGGTGTCGACGCGGCGTGTGGACTCCAGGACTTCGGGGCCCTTGATGAGGATGCCGAGCTGGGCGCCGCGGCCCGTGCCGACCATCAGCGCGGTCGGGGTGGCCAGGCCCAGGGCGCACGGGCAGGCGATGATCAGCACCGCGACGGCCGCGGTGAACGCGGCGACCGTGTCATCGGTGACCGCGAGCCAGACCCCGAACGTGCCGAGCGCGATCAGCAGGACGACGGGCACGAACACGCCGGAGATGCGGTCGGCGAGGCGCTGCACCTCGGCCTTGCCGTTCTGCGCGGCCTCGACGAGCTGTGCCAT from Streptomyces avermitilis MA-4680 = NBRC 14893 includes the following:
- a CDS encoding heavy metal translocating P-type ATPase, coding for MSSTTAEAPIGPASQVELTIGGMTCASCAARVEKKLNRMDGVTATVNFATEKARVSYPAEVEVADLIATVVKTGYTATEPPPPRPEAPEEPQPSRASEEDPELTSLRGRLTVSVLLALPVVLLSMIPALQFDNWQWLSLTLAAPVVVWGALPFHQAAFTNARHGAATMDTLVSVGTLAAFGWSVWALFWGHAGMPGMRHGFDFTVSRGNGASTIYLEVAAGVVAFILLGRYLEARSKRRAGAALHALMELGAKDVAVVRNGREVRVPVTRLTVGDRFVVRPGEKIATDGTVVEGDSAVDASMLTGESVPVDVTVGDTVTGATVNAGGRLVVEATRVGADTQLARMAQLVEAAQNGKAEVQRLADRISGVFVPVVLLIALGTFGVWLAVTDDTVAAFTAAVAVLIIACPCALGLATPTALMVGTGRGAQLGILIKGPEVLESTRRVDTVVLDKTGTVTTGRMTLQEVYVAEGAAEKEVLRLAGALEHASEHPIARAITAGAQERAGALPAPERFENVPGLGVRGRVEGHEVLVGRLPEVALPEGLARAKATAEAEGRTAVVVSRDGVALGVLTVADAIKETSAEAVRELRALGLTPVLLTGDNRAVAESVARAVGIDEVIAEVLPQDKVAVVERLRGQGRTVAMVGDGVNDAAALATADLGLAMGTGTDAAIEASDLTLVRGDLRVAADAIRLSRRTLSTIKGNLVWAFGYNVAALPLAAAGLLNPMIAGAAMAFSSVFVVTNSLRLRTFS